The sequence ACTGTTATTGGGTCAATTTGGTATTAATCAATTAAAAGTGGTTGGGCATTGGATCCCGTTTGATATTACGAAAGGGAACGTTGATGTTCAATTCAATGGTGCGACGTCTGATTTAAGTGGCAGAATCGAAACCCCAGAAGGTTATTTAAATCTTACTGGTAATGCCGACTGGCGTAAGTTAGATGAATGGCATGCAGTCGTGGCTGCAAATGGTAACAAATTACGTGTTGCATTACCTCCGATGGTACGTATTGATGTTAATCCTGATTTAGTGTTTGAGGCTAGTCCAAATTTACTGAAACTTGATGGGCGCATTGATATTCCTTGGGCACGTATTGTTGTTCAGGATTTACCTGAGTCTGCCGTATCCGTTTCTTCTGATGAAGTTATGCTGGATAAAAACTTGCAGCCAATTGCACCAAAAGAGACATCGATTCCAATTCAAAGTAATTTAGCGATTAATATTGGCGATGATGTGACACTGAACGCATTTGGGCTTAAAGCTAGATTGACGGGGGCACTTAAAGTCAATCAGAATAAACAAGGACTCGGTTTAAATGGTCAAATCGATATTCCAAAAGGTGAATTCAAAGCCTACGGACAAGATTTACAAGTCCGTAAAGGACAAATCTTGTTCTCAGGACCTGTTGATCAACCTTACTTAAATATTGAAGCTATTCGTAATCCTGAAAATACGGCAAATAATGTGATTGCTGGCGTCAGGGTGACAGGGCTTGCAGATAAACCTAAAGTTGAGATTTTCTCTGAACCTGCTTTTACACAGCAAGAAGCATTATCCTACTTGCTAAGAGGTGAAGGACTCGATAAAAGTGGTGACGCGGATTCATCACAAATGACAGCAATGCTGATAGGATTAGGCGTTGGACAAAGTGGTCAGCTTGTAGGGCGTATTGGTGAAACCTTTGGGGTTTCGGACTTAGCGCTTGATACACAAGGTGTGGGGGATAGCTCACAAGTTGTGGTTAGCGGTAAGATCACAAACGATCTACAAGTGAAGTATGGTGTGGGTATATTTGATTCGCTAGCGACGTTAACTTTACGTTATCGCTTGATGCCCAGGTTGTATTTACAAGCAGTGTCTGGTATGAATCAGGCAATAGATCTGCTTTATCAATTTGAGTTTTAAATTATATGCGAATTATTGTTTATGGTAGTTTACGGCAAAACCAAGGTAACCATCACTGGATGACTTATGCACAGCTTTTGGGTGAACATAAATTAGTGGGATATAAACTTTATGATTTAGGTTTTTACCCTGCGGTTATTGAAGGTGAGGGTGAAATAGAGTGCGAAGTCTATCGGATCACGCCTTCTATCTTGACAGAGCTTGATGAATTGAAAAAGAACGATCAAGATTACAAGCGCCAACTGATTTCAACACCTTATGGTAGTGCTTGGATCTATCTTTATCAAAAACCCGTTGATGGCTTGAGAGAAATCAAAAGCGGAGATTGGTTAAAACGTCATGAGGAAGAGTAATAGGTAAATTTAGCTATTACGATAGATAACTTAATAATAACAAAAAAACTCGATATAAATATCGAGTTTTTTTTATAAAAATATTATTTTCTATAAATTTAATTATGGGTTTAATTTTTAACTGCCATTTAATTATTTATAATAAAATTAGTCTATTTTTAATAAATTTAAATATTTATATTTTTTAAAATTTAAATAAGTAATTATTAATTTAATTTTTATCTGTATCGATATGAAAATTATTAATGGTAGACCTGATTGACAGCAAAATAAATTTAATGTTAAAACAGCTTTGCTTAAGAAGGAAAGAGATAACTATCTTATTATTAAATAGTGAAATAAGGTAATTTATGGATAAATTAAATGACATTACTCAACTTTATAATAATCCTCCCAAAGACGTAAAACATAATAGAGTAAATCATGGTTTTACTGACATGATATTACAAACAAAAAACGTAGCAACAGATACATTAGATAAACTCGCTTATCTTGCAGGTATTAAAAATGCACCTGCCGATGATAAGTATTTAAAATTAAATACAACTAATTTAGATGCATTGCTAAAAAGTGCAAAGTCACTGGGTTATGATATCGAAGTTGTCAGTATTTAATTCCAAAGCAGCCATAAGGCTGCTTTTTTAAATGTATAGGAGGCAGTCGTGAATAAGGATATTAATGAACTTAATAAAAATATTAATATTGTAGGATTACATTGGATTACTCGCTGGCGAGTGAATAACGGAAAACAACAGTCTTATGTTATTCCCTTCGCAACAACTTATCCTATTAATATTGTTTACCATGGTAAAAGTGAATTTAAATATGGGCAGTACGGTATTCATCTTGGTCAACAAGATACATTAACTTTTTTAGGTGATGAAAAACAAAAGATACTGGCTAAATTTATTGATTGTCGTAAAAATTCACCAACATTTAAATCAGAATTAAGTTTTGAGATAACACCATCATCCGCAAGAACACTAATTATTCCCCCAGGGGTCGCCCATACTTTTTCTCATCTAGAGAATGTTTTTACCTTAAATAACTATTCTCTTTTTTTACCTACAATCGAGCAATTAGCAAGTGAAACGTTTAATTGGTCACCTAATAATGATGTGATAAATCTTCCTGAGAATATCGATATTAATGAGATTGAAGGCTATGAGCCAATGACAGAAGAAGCCTCTGCACTGGTCTATCATCGGATCGCAGAGATACAACAGCAATGGTTAAGTCAACATCGATTTCTACACTCTGAAACCCGTAAAATCCGTTTAGATAATGGCGATGAGATTAATTTAAGATTTCGAGAGAAAATAGCAGATACTCAAAAACAACAATTACCTACATCGACTATTTTAGGTGTTGAATTTCATGAAATGGCGACCTTACATACTGGTAAAGAGAGTGGTATTGTCCCATTAACGCGACAATCCCCTATGTATCTAGTTGAACATGGTCATGAGGATTATGATTTTGACTCTTATGGATTACATTTAGGGCAAGAAGATCATTTAACTTTTCTAGGTGATATATCTCATGAAATCACCGTTAAGCTGGTGGATATGCGTGAAAATTCCCCCACGCTATTTTATGAAGATGAAATTATTTTTAATCCTGCACCCAATATTGAGTTAGTGATCCCTTGTGGTGTTGCCCATGCCTTATTTAATATGGCGAATATCATTACTGTTAATCGACCAGTTATCTATTTAGACAAAGAAAAAGAATATATTCCAGGCTATGATGTCATTGATTGGAAAATTGCTAATAAAAATTATCAATCTTATCACGTTAATAAAATAGCAGCAGACTTAAGCTATTATCAATTCCTCGTTTCTAAACAACAGGAGTTAATGAAACACAAGCCCACCCATCATACTCCAAAATCGATTGTTATTTATGATGAAAATAACCAGCCTATTAAAGTATTAATTAAAGAAAAGGTATAACTTCGATTATGCGTATTGTCTTTTTCTATATGCTTTTTTTGGTGTTAAGTGCTGATGGCTTAATGGTTTTTTTAACACCTGTTATTGTTTATCAATTAACAACAAGTATTGAGTATGCGGGATTGACATACGCCTTATGGTGGTTACCACGCATTTTTTTAATACCGCTTATTGGTCAATATATTGATACTCTAGGTGTGCGCCCTGTTTCTATTCTTTCTGATAGTAGTAAAATTATTGGCTGTTTATTTTTATTAACTTCAGATTTTTCCTCTGATTTAGTGATTGCAATTAGTTTTGGATTAGTGGGAAGTTTAATTTCTATTGGTAATTCACAGACGCTGATTTCATATGAAAAAATTATTGCATTGATGAGTCACCATAAAGAACATCATATTAATATAATGTCACGAATAGATTTTTTGGGCATGATCACCGGTCCATTCATTGGGATGTTATTTATTGAGCATGGATACCGTTATTTACTTATTATTCCCTGTTTATTCTATTTTATTAACGCAGTATTCTTTTTGTTCTTTTATCTAGAGCCAAAAGAGAGTCACGCTGCCACTCAATTACATAGCCAAGCAGAGACGTTACGAGTCACTAAAAGGATGGTAATGATTTTTACATCTCCTATTTTGATTTTTTCTATTTTAATTGCTATTGGGAATAATATGTTTGATGGATTAATTGAATCGAGTGGTATGGCATTAATTGATCAATCGATGAACTTACCGATTAAATACTATGGCTTTATTGATATTTCTGCGGGGATCTGTGGTGTAATAGGTACTTATTTATATGGCTATTTAACTCATTATTTAAATCGAAAATTATTACTGTCTCTGTCAATTTTCATCATCACAATAAGTTCTTCTTTACTGATTATTTTTCAACAAGATATCACTATTTTTATTATCTTTTATGCCCTATCCATTATTGGTAAGGTTTTTTCAGGGAATATCTTGCGAATGTTCAGAATAGAAATCATTCCTGTGACGCAATTAGCCAGTACTTCCTCACTGATTATTTTATTTAATCAACTGATCTTACCCATTGTGGGTGGGCTTTTGTTTTTCTCTACTGGTGAAGTCGCCTTTATTTATACACTGATGGCGATTGCGATAGGGATAACATTGATAAGTGGTGTATTGCTTGTGACGTTTCATCATAAAAAAAGCCCTTCAATAAAATGAAGAGCTTATTTATCAGTAAGTTATTCTGAGTGGGTCAGAATTATTTTTTAGCGCGTTCGAAAGAAGACAGAATTTCAGCTTTAGCTGCCTCTACGCCTTCCCAACCATCAACTTTTACCCATTTACCAGATTCTAAATCTTTGTAATGTTCGAAGAAGTGTTTGATTTGTGCTTTTAACAGTTCAGGCAGATCGTTCACATCTTTAATGTGGTCGTATTCTTTGCTCAGTTTAGTGTGTGGAACTGCAACGAGTTTCGCATCTTCACCTGATTCGTCAGTCATTTTCAGTACGCCAACAGGACGGCAACGAATAACTGAACCTGGTTGTAATGGATATGGTGTTGGAACCAGAACGTCTACTGGGTCACCATCTAAAGATAACGTGTTATTGATGTAACCGTAGTTGCATGGGTAGAACATTGCAGTTGACATAAAACGGTCAACGAATAGTGCGCCACTTTCTTTATCAACTTCGTATTTGATAGGATCCGCATTTGCTGGGATTTCAATAACAACATAGATATCTTCTGGTAGTTCTTTACCAGCAGGAACATGATTCAGGCTCATAAAAAATTTCCTATAAAAAAATTAATTTTACGTGGCCGTTAGTATAGCGAAAAGTTTTTAACAATACCCGTTTTTTGCCAAACATGTTGCGTTCTGACGTAAAAATAAGCAACAAATAAAAGAAAGGGATATTTTCAAAGATGAAAAAACCGGACGAATAAGAAGCCCGGTTTATCTATGTGAATGTGAAACGAATGGATTATTCTTCGTCTGGATATTGCGCCATAAAGCTTTCAGCTTGTTCAACCATCGATTTAGTCCCTACAAAGAAAGGCATACGTTGGTGAAGCTCTTTTGGTTCGATATCAAGAATACGCTCTTTACCGTTGCTTGCTTTACCGCCAGCTTGTTCGGCTAAGAACGCCATTGGATTGCATTCATAGAGTAAACGTAATTTACCAGTAGGGTGGCTTGCAGTACTTGGGTAAATATAAATCCCCCCCTTCAGTAAATTGCGGTGAAAATCAGCAACTAAAGAACCAATATAACGGGTGGTATAAGGGCGGTTTGTTGCTGCATCTTGTTCTTGGCAATACTTAATGTATTTTTTTACCCCTAATGGGAATTTGATGTAGTTACCTTCGTTGATTGAGTACATATTTCCTGTTGGTGGGAAATGTACACTTTCATGAGATAAACAGAATACACCTAAAGAAGGGTCGTAAGTAAAGGCATGAACACCACAACCTGTTGTATAAACGAGCATGGTTGATGAACCATAAACGACATAGCCAGCGGCGACTTGGCGATGACCTGGTTGTAAGAAGTCATCTAAAGTGACAGGTTGTCCAATCGGTGTAATACGGTGGTAAATAGAGAAAATTGTTCCGACGGAAACGTTTACATCAATATTTGACGAACCGTCTAAAGGATCCATTAGTACAACATACTTGGCATTTTCAGCACGATCACCTTCAAAGATAACAATATCATCTTCTTCTTCTGATCCGATACCCGCAACTTCACCGCGTGCTTTTAATGCAGCTTTCAGTTTCTCATTCGCGTAAAGATCCAGTTTCATCTGGGCTTCACCTTGAACATTAGAAACACCGTTAGTACCAAGAATATCGACTAACCCTGCTTTGTTAATATCACGGTGGATAATTTTAGCCCCAAGCTTAATTGCTGAAAGTAATGCAGTAAGTTCACCCGTTGCATGGGGAAAATCTTGTTGTTTCTCGACGATAAATTCGCCTAATGTTTTCATGACGCAGGTCCTGAATGTGAGTGGGTAAAGTAAAAAAGGAGAGAAAATCTCCTTGGTGGTGGCAAGTTTAGCCAAAGAATCGGATGATTCAAAGGTTAATCCGTTTCTTATCTGCTTTTTGATCGTTAGAATAGTGACCAACTTCATGCTATTGGACAGAAATTCATGCACATTCATATTCTTGGTATTTGTGGCACCTTTATGGGAAGTCTTGCCATTCTCGCTAGAGCGAAGGGACATAAAGTTACAGGCTCAGACGCTAATGTCTATCCACCCATGAGTACTTTACTAGAAAATCAGGGAATCGAACTGATTGAGGGATATGACCCAAAACAATTAGAACCTGCCCCTGACATGGTGATTATTGGTAATGCAATGACACGAGGAAACCCTTGTGTTGAAGCTGTACTTGAAAAAGGTTTGCCTTATACCTCAGGCCCTCAGTGGCTACATGACTATATTTTACCTGAACGTTGGGTGTTAGCCGTCGCTGGAACTCATGGTAAAACTACAACAGCAGGTATGCTGGCTTGGGTTTTAGAAGATTGCGGTTATAAACCTGGCTTTTTAATTGGCGGTGTACCGGGTAATTTCCAAGTATCTGCACAGTTAGGTGAAAGTCCTTTCTTTGTGATTGAAGCTGATGAATATGACAGCGCTTTTTTTGATAAGCGTTCTAAATTTGTTCATTATTCTCCACGCACATTGATTTTAAATAACCTTGAATTCGATCACGCTGATATTTTTGATGATTTAGCGGCAATTCAAAAACAATTCCATCATTTAGTTCGTATTGTCCCGGGCACAGGAAAAATTATCATGCCTGATAGCGATATGAATTTAAAACAGACCATTGGAATGGGATGTTGGAGTGAGCAAGAGTTCACAGGTGAAACAGGAGATTGGCAAGCCAAAAAACTCAATAATGACAGTAGTCATTTTGAGGTATTCCACAAAGGTGAGCGAGTCGGCGAAGTGTCTTGGGGACTTTCAGGTGAACACAACATGCAAAATGGTCTAATGGCGATTGTTGCAGCGCACCATGTTGGTGTTTTACCCGCTGATGCTTGTGAAGCATTAGATAAGTTTATTAATGCACGTCGTCGCTTAGAGCTACGTGGTGAGGTCAACCAAGTCAGTGTTTATGATGACTTTGCGCATCATCCCACTGCGATTTTGGCAACGCTTGAAGCGTTACGCAGTAAAGTTGGTGGAACCGCTCGTATTATTGCCGTATTAGAACCTCGTTCAAACACTATGAAAATGGGAATTAGCAAGGATGATATCGCCCCGGCATTAGGGCGTGCTGATGAAGTCTTTTTATTCCAGCCACCTAATATTCAATGGTTAGTGAGTGATATTGCTGAGCATTGTGTACAGCCAGCTCGTTGGAGTTCAGATCTGGATACGCTAGTTGATATGATTGCGAAAGAAGCGCAAGCGGGCGATCATATTTTGATTATGAGTAATGGCGGTTTTGGCGGTATTCACGAAAAATTGCTTACAAAATTAGCACAGCCTAAAGAGTCGGATAGACAGTATTAAAAATAAGCAAGCCACTGAAAATTCAGTGGCTTGCTTTTTGAAGTTGTCGAAAGGCTAATTATAATTCTTGATCAAAAAGATTTAGAATCGCATCTCGTAATTCTTCTGTGGAAAATCCCGGTGCCGGTGTTGAGAAAATAGTATCATCACCTGCAATACTGCCAAGGATCCCTTCTGCTTTGCCTAATGAGTCTAATAAACGTGCAATAAGTTGTGCCGCACCTGGACTCGTTCTTATCACCACAACAGAATGATTATGATCGATATCGAGTACCAGATTTTTTAGTGGGCTGCTTGCTGTTGGTACGCCAAGCTCAGTAGGAAGGCAATACACCATTTCCATTTTGGCGTTACGGGTTCTTACTGCACCAAATTTTGTTAGCATACGAGAGATTTTTGACTGATTAATATTATCAAATCCAGCCTCTTGTAATGCAGTCACAATCTCGCCTTGTGAACTGAATTTTTCTTCTTTCAGCAGGGCTTTAAACGCTTTAACCAAGTCTTCTTGCTTAGAAGGAATGCGCATAGTTCACCTTTAGTGAGTTATCAATAACCTGCGTATTATGCAGAGAAGTGAATTTTTATGCAACATAAGACGAAGAAAGATGAGTGATAGCCTCCTTAAAATTGTAAAGTAGAATGTACTACAAAAAATTTTATTTACAGTGCGTGAATGTGATAATTTAAAGAAAGTAAAGCATTTGTTAAATAAATGATAAGCTTAAATGATTATCACGAGGATGATGGTGCACTTAACATTTTGTCATATTTATTGAAATTATTTATCAAAAGAGTGTCCACTATCTCATTAACAGATAAGCAATTTGTTTAGAATAACCGAAGTGTTATTTTTCACTGTAAATGCCTTATTATGCAATGTTACTGTTAAATAATTGTTTTTTTAAAGGTGAGTTGCGTAAGAGTGAGTATCTCGAAGGCGTTCCACTATCTCGTAAACTAAGGAGTATCAGAATGAAAGTAGCAGTTCTCGGTGCAGCAGGTGGTATTGGTCAGGCACTGGCACTTCTTCTTAAAAATCAGCTTCCAGCTGGTAGTGAACTCTCTTTATATGATATCGCTCCCGTTACACCGGGTGTCGCAGCTGACTTAAGCCATATCCCGACTCAAGTGACTGTAAAAGGTTTTGCGGGTGAAGATCCTTCTCCTGCGCTAAAAGGCGCTGATGTTGTCCTGATTTCTGCGGGCGTTGCTCGTAAACCAGGCATGGATCGTTCAGATCTTTTCAATGTTAACGCAGGTATTGTGCGTAACTTGATTGAAAAGGTTGCACAAAATTGCCCGAAAGCACTTATCGGAATCATTACTAATCCTGTGAATACAACCGTTGCTATCGCAGCAGAAGTGCTTAAGAAAGCAGGCGTTTATGATAAGAAACGTCTTTTCGGGATCACCACTCTTGATATTATTCGCGCCAATACCTTTGTTGCAGAACTAAAAGGTAAAGATCCACAAAAAACCAATGTTCCGGTGATTGGTGGACACTCTGGTGTGACTATTCTCCCTCTATTATCTCAAGTTGATGGCGTTTCATTTACCGATGATGAGGTCGCGGCATTAACTAAACGTATTCAAAACGCAGGTACTGAGGTTGTTGAAGCAAAAGCGGGTGGTGGATCAGCAACACTATCTATGGGTCAAGCCGCTGCTCGTTTTGGTCTTTCATTAATTCGCGCCCTAAATGGCGAGAAAAATGTTATTGAATGTACCTACACAGAAGGCGACGGAGAATATGCTCGTTTCTTCGCACAACCTATTCTTTTAGGTAAAAATGGTGTAGAGGAATATTTATCTATTGGTAAATTAAGTGATTTTGAAATGCAATCTCTTAATGGCATGTTAGATGTATTGAAAAAAGATATAATTCTTGGTGAAGAATTTATTAATAAATAAAGAAATTCTTTTTTTGCTATAAAAATAATGCAAATTTAAATAAAAACCGCTGATACTATATCAGCGGTTTTTTTTATTAATTATAATGTATGTAATTATTAGTTAATTATTAGTTTTGGTACGAATCTTTCGTTCAAGTAATTCTCCTGTCTCAGGATGAAAATAACGGCTAGGCCAAATTTCACTAGGAGCGATACCAAGATAATCAGCAATGATTTTCTCTCCTTTAGGCCAAGGGCGTGACAACGCATTAGCAAGTGTTGAAGAGCTTAACCCTGCTTGGCGAGAGATGGCAGCAAGTGTTGTTCCTCGTTTTCTAAGTGCGGCAATAATATCGGCAGGATGCCAATCAGATTTCCTTGAAATCATTTTTAATCCTTTTTCTATAAAATTGATTGCTGTGTTAGTGGTATAAATAACAGTTTATTAGAAATGTCCTAAAGCATTTAAACTGATTATTTAGAAAATAAAATAACATTATTTTTCTAAAAAGATTTCTGATTTTTTTCTTAATAATTTCTTTTTTGAAGTTGATAACAATTTTAGAGAAACATAATGAAAAAAGAGTGGTATACGGCAAAGGAATTGACGGGTATAGGTGGATTACCTAAATCACCACAAGGTGTAAATTCAAAAGCGAGACGAGAGTCTTGGCAAAAACAAAATGTAAAAAATAAGCAAGGTAATGGTGTTGAATATCATTATTCTTGCTTACCAGAAGAAACTTTAATTGCTCTAGAACTTTATGAGCCATTAGCACATTACAAACTAAATAAAAAAGAGGAGCCACTCGTTATCTGGGTGAAAGCATTCCAACAACTAAATAATGGTGAACAAAAAACATTAACAGAGCTGATATTGCGGGATGGTATTAGAAGTTTTTTAGAAAAAGTCGTCAATGATTAAGCGATTTTAAAGAATCTATTATTGCGTTATCCGCAACAGATATCTGACTAACCTCTTAGTTGAATGTGAGATGAGATCATGAAAAAAGAATGGTATACAGCGAAAGAATTAGTGGGGCTTGCGGGGTTACCTAACTCACCGCAAGGCGTTAACTTGATGGCGCGTCGTGAAGGATGGGAAAATCGTCGTAAACGTGGAGTGCAGGGAAAAGCTGTCGAGTATTCCGTAAAAAGTCTGCCTGATGAGGTGATTAGTGTACTCGCTGCACATGAACCTCCAGCTGAATATTTATCAAAACGTCAGGATGCCTTTTTGATTTGGGTTGAAGCTTATTATCAATTGACTAAATCAGAACGAGAAAAGATTGTGAAATTCGTACTGCGCGAAGGGCTGGCAAAGCTCATTAGTTATATTGATGCAGATAATCAAGATGCTATCGAGCGAGAAAACGAAGAAGTCCTCAATAAATTGAAAAGCCCACCAGAATCGACGTAGTCGCTCTAGTGGGCTTCTTTAATTAATGGGGCGTATATAAAGCCAAAGTTATGATTGACGTTGTACTGCGACGTGAGCAAGCCCAATAAGCGCATCTTTATACGGTGAGTCAGGTATAATTGATAAAGCTTCAATCGCTTTGTCTGCTTCTTCTTCCGCTTTTTGACGGGTATATTCCAAAGAGCCACACTGTTTCATTGTATTTAAAACAGTATCTAATAAATGGCGACCATTACCTTGTTCAATGGCTTGGCGAATTAATTGGGAGTCTTCTTCATTGCCATTATGCATAGCATGAAGTAATGGCAACGTTGGTTTACCTTCATCAAGATCATCACCAGTATTTTTACCTAACTGGTTGTTATCTGCATCATAATCAAGTAAATCGTCAATGAGCTGGAAAGCAGTCCCAAGATAACGACCATAATCTTGGAATGCTTTTTCTTGCTCAGGCGTTGCTTCCGAAAGGATCGCTGATGCATGAGAAGCGGCTTCAAAGAGACGAGCTGTTTTGCTGTAGATAACTTGCATGTAGTCATCTTCGGAAATGTCCGGATCGTTACAATTCATTAGTTGCAAAACTTCACCTTCAGCGATCACATTGGTGGCGCTAGACATTAATTTTAATACACGCATCGAATCAAGATCCGTCATCATCTGAAAGGATCGTGTATAAATAAAGTCGCCAACAAGTACACTGGCAGCATTTCCAAAAACAGCATTTGCCGTTTGTTTTCCCCTACGCATATCAGATTCATCCACAACATCATCATGTAACAACGTTGCTGTATGAATAAATTCGATAAGCGCTGCGACCGAGATATGTTTGTCGCCTTGATAGTCCAATGCTCGTCCAGTGAGCACTGCGATCATTGGTCGGATCCTTTTACCACCACCACTAATGATGTAGTAACCAAGTTGATTTATCAAAGAAACATCTGAATTAAGCTGGTAAAGGATTGCCTCATTTACCGCAGTCATATCAGCGGATGTTAGTTTTATAATAGATTCTAAATTCATGTTTTTTCGACTTTGGCTCGCCAATGAGCGCGTTATTATTAATAAAAAATGATCATGCCATAGATTTTACTCTCTTATAATTTAGATTGTACTTTAAAAATGGCTGAAATAAATATCGTGTAAAAAACTCTTTTTTTTAACGCTAGTTTGCGATCTGTACTTGTCATCGGCACTAAATTTGCGTAGAATTCGCGCCCTATGTGAATATTTTAATTGTGCACTCAAATTATACATATTGGGAGTGTGCGGAAAGCGGAGTTTATATGTACGCGGTTTTCCAAAGTGGTGGTAAACAACACCGAGT comes from Proteus vulgaris and encodes:
- a CDS encoding DNA-binding protein; protein product: MKKEWYTAKELVGLAGLPNSPQGVNLMARREGWENRRKRGVQGKAVEYSVKSLPDEVISVLAAHEPPAEYLSKRQDAFLIWVEAYYQLTKSEREKIVKFVLREGLAKLISYIDADNQDAIERENEEVLNKLKSPPEST
- the ispB gene encoding octaprenyl diphosphate synthase — translated: MNLESIIKLTSADMTAVNEAILYQLNSDVSLINQLGYYIISGGGKRIRPMIAVLTGRALDYQGDKHISVAALIEFIHTATLLHDDVVDESDMRRGKQTANAVFGNAASVLVGDFIYTRSFQMMTDLDSMRVLKLMSSATNVIAEGEVLQLMNCNDPDISEDDYMQVIYSKTARLFEAASHASAILSEATPEQEKAFQDYGRYLGTAFQLIDDLLDYDADNNQLGKNTGDDLDEGKPTLPLLHAMHNGNEEDSQLIRQAIEQGNGRHLLDTVLNTMKQCGSLEYTRQKAEEEADKAIEALSIIPDSPYKDALIGLAHVAVQRQS